The following coding sequences lie in one Yoonia sp. G8-12 genomic window:
- a CDS encoding rcc01693 family protein, protein MDWPGLMRAGLHQLRLHPAQFWALTPAELQIMLGATGATAPMGRLQLDALLRDFPDDVKDDENG, encoded by the coding sequence ATGGACTGGCCAGGCCTGATGCGAGCGGGGTTGCACCAGTTGCGCCTGCATCCTGCGCAGTTCTGGGCGCTGACCCCTGCGGAATTGCAAATCATGCTGGGGGCCACAGGGGCAACGGCCCCGATGGGCCGGTTGCAGCTGGATGCCCTGCTGCGCGATTTCCCTGATGACGTGAAGGACGATGAAAATGGATGA
- a CDS encoding phage tail tape measure protein — translation MDDIDKIDALKGGVGGLEDALGDAAVVTAAFEDQLRNMQGSLAQTTRDLGNLERGFSTGLRQAFDGLVLDGRSLSDVLGGLAEKMSQTVYAAAVNPVTNHFGGMMADGLNAVVSGLMPFAQGGSFSQGRVMPFAKGGVISQATSFPMRGGMGLMGEAGPEAIMPLARGPDGSLGVRGGGGGSVTVNMNITTPDVQGFQRSRGQIAAQMSRALGRSDRHR, via the coding sequence ATGGATGATATCGACAAGATTGATGCGCTTAAGGGCGGTGTTGGTGGTCTGGAAGATGCGCTGGGTGATGCGGCGGTTGTGACGGCTGCGTTCGAGGACCAGTTGCGCAATATGCAGGGCTCACTGGCGCAGACCACCCGCGATCTGGGCAATCTGGAACGCGGCTTTTCCACAGGGTTACGGCAGGCCTTTGACGGGCTGGTGCTGGACGGGCGGAGCTTGTCGGATGTGCTGGGCGGATTGGCCGAGAAAATGTCGCAGACCGTCTATGCTGCGGCGGTAAACCCCGTCACCAACCACTTTGGCGGGATGATGGCTGACGGGCTGAATGCGGTCGTGTCGGGCCTGATGCCTTTTGCGCAGGGTGGTTCGTTTTCGCAAGGGCGCGTCATGCCGTTTGCCAAAGGCGGTGTTATCTCGCAGGCGACCAGTTTTCCGATGCGCGGCGGCATGGGCCTGATGGGCGAGGCAGGACCAGAGGCGATTATGCCGCTTGCCCGTGGCCCCGATGGCAGTTTGGGCGTGCGCGGCGGGGGTGGCGGGTCTGTCACCGTCAACATGAACATCACCACCCCTGATGTGCAGGGATTTCAGCGCAGCCGTGGCCAGATTGCCGCGCAAATGTCGCGGGCTTTGGGCCGCAGTGACCGTCACCGTTAG
- a CDS encoding class I fructose-bisphosphate aldolase, whose protein sequence is MKTTRTVQKILANYEGETPGVKANLARILMNGKLGGTGKMIILPVDQGFEHGPARSFAPNPAAYDPHYHYQLAIDAGLNAYAAPLGMIEAGADTFAGQIPTILKVNSANSLIPDAAPKTQAITASVDDALRLGCSAIGFTVYPGSSAALEMFGDIAEMRKEAAAKGIATVIWSYPRGEALDKDGETAIDIGAYAAQIAALLGAHIIKIKLSTDHLSLPEAKKVYEAQDIDVATQAARVRHCVQSAFDGRRLMVFSGGAAKGADAVYDDARAIRDGGGNGSIIGRNSFQRDRADAIAMLNKLVEIYRGKD, encoded by the coding sequence ATGAAAACCACCCGCACCGTTCAAAAAATCCTTGCCAACTACGAAGGCGAAACGCCGGGTGTGAAGGCCAATCTGGCGCGCATCCTGATGAACGGGAAACTGGGTGGCACTGGCAAGATGATTATCCTGCCCGTCGATCAAGGGTTCGAGCACGGCCCTGCGCGGTCTTTCGCGCCAAACCCCGCCGCCTATGATCCGCATTACCACTACCAACTGGCGATTGACGCAGGCCTGAACGCCTATGCCGCCCCATTGGGCATGATCGAGGCGGGTGCGGATACCTTCGCAGGCCAGATCCCGACGATCCTGAAGGTGAACTCGGCCAACTCGCTGATCCCCGATGCAGCACCCAAGACCCAAGCGATCACCGCATCGGTCGATGATGCGCTGCGCCTCGGGTGTTCGGCAATCGGCTTTACGGTCTACCCCGGGTCGTCCGCCGCGTTGGAGATGTTCGGCGACATCGCGGAAATGCGCAAGGAAGCGGCTGCCAAAGGCATCGCCACCGTCATCTGGTCCTATCCGCGTGGTGAGGCGCTGGACAAAGACGGCGAGACCGCCATTGATATCGGTGCCTATGCGGCCCAGATCGCGGCGCTGCTGGGCGCGCATATCATCAAGATCAAACTCAGCACCGATCACCTGAGCCTGCCTGAGGCAAAGAAAGTTTACGAGGCGCAAGACATTGATGTCGCCACACAAGCCGCCCGTGTTCGCCACTGCGTACAAAGTGCGTTTGATGGTCGCCGCTTGATGGTGTTCTCGGGCGGTGCGGCCAAAGGTGCCGATGCGGTTTATGATGATGCCCGCGCAATCCGTGATGGTGGCGGCAACGGGTCGATCATCGGGCGCAATTCGTTCCAGCGTGACCGCGCAGATGCGATTGCGATGCTGAACAAACTGGTCGAGATTTATCGCGGCAAGGACTGA
- a CDS encoding gene transfer agent family protein gives MANPWAGEVRVVIDGVPHDCKLTLGALAELEATLGTGSLLDLIRRFEGAAFSGSDVMAVVVAGLRGGGWTGTSADLITADIAGGPVGAAKLAATLLAHAFAVPE, from the coding sequence ATGGCAAACCCCTGGGCTGGTGAAGTGCGCGTCGTGATTGACGGTGTGCCGCATGATTGCAAGCTGACACTGGGCGCTTTGGCCGAGTTGGAGGCCACGCTTGGCACTGGATCACTGCTTGATCTGATCCGCCGTTTTGAAGGTGCTGCCTTTTCCGGCTCGGACGTCATGGCGGTGGTTGTGGCGGGTCTGCGCGGGGGCGGTTGGACCGGTACCTCCGCAGATTTGATCACTGCCGATATCGCCGGTGGCCCTGTGGGTGCTGCAAAGCTGGCTGCGACGCTTTTGGCGCACGCTTTTGCTGTGCCGGAGTAG
- a CDS encoding pyruvate dehydrogenase complex dihydrolipoamide acetyltransferase has protein sequence MPTEILMPALSPTMEEGTLAKWHVKEGDKVSSGDIMAEIETDKATMEFEAVDEGVMGKIIVPEGTEGVKVNDVIAVLLEEGESADDIGDVSAKSDDASSNAAPAEASDQTAPEKGHGRGETDATPAPAAPSKDGERIFASPLARRIAADKGLDLADIKGSGPRGRIVKADVENATAAPKAAAPAAKADAPAAGGGAAMAAGPSTDAVLKTYADRPFEEVKLDGMRKTIAARLTEAKQSVPHFYLRRDIQLDALMKFRSQLNKQLEPRGVKLSVNDFIIKACALALQQVPDANAVWAGDRTLKFEKSDVAVAVAIEGGLFTPVLRDAEMKSLSALSAEMKDLATRARDRKLAPHEYAGGSFAISNLGMFGIDNFDAIINPPHSAILAVGAGVKKPIVGADGELAVGTVMSTTLSVDHRVIDGALGANLLNAIKDNLENPMTMLA, from the coding sequence ATGCCAACAGAAATCCTGATGCCCGCCCTGTCCCCCACGATGGAGGAAGGCACGCTGGCCAAGTGGCACGTCAAAGAAGGGGACAAAGTGTCCTCCGGTGACATCATGGCCGAAATCGAGACCGACAAAGCCACGATGGAGTTTGAGGCCGTAGACGAAGGTGTGATGGGTAAAATCATCGTGCCCGAAGGCACCGAGGGTGTGAAGGTCAACGACGTGATCGCCGTGCTGCTGGAGGAAGGCGAAAGCGCCGATGATATCGGTGACGTCAGCGCCAAATCCGATGACGCCTCGTCCAACGCGGCCCCTGCGGAAGCCAGCGATCAAACGGCACCCGAAAAGGGCCATGGTCGCGGAGAGACGGACGCCACCCCTGCACCGGCAGCGCCTTCCAAAGACGGCGAACGCATTTTTGCCTCCCCTTTGGCGCGCCGCATTGCGGCTGACAAAGGTCTTGATCTGGCAGATATCAAAGGGTCTGGCCCGCGTGGCCGGATCGTGAAAGCAGATGTCGAGAATGCAACAGCCGCACCCAAGGCTGCGGCGCCTGCGGCCAAGGCAGATGCGCCTGCCGCTGGTGGTGGCGCGGCAATGGCGGCTGGTCCATCGACCGATGCTGTGCTGAAAACATACGCCGACCGCCCGTTCGAAGAGGTCAAACTGGACGGAATGCGCAAAACGATTGCCGCCCGCCTGACCGAGGCCAAGCAATCTGTGCCGCACTTCTATCTGCGCCGCGATATCCAGTTGGATGCGCTGATGAAGTTCCGCAGCCAGTTGAACAAGCAGCTTGAACCGCGCGGCGTAAAGCTGTCGGTCAATGACTTTATCATCAAGGCCTGCGCGCTGGCATTGCAGCAGGTACCGGATGCCAACGCAGTTTGGGCCGGTGATCGCACATTGAAGTTTGAAAAATCCGACGTGGCGGTGGCTGTGGCCATCGAAGGCGGCTTGTTCACCCCGGTTTTGCGGGATGCCGAGATGAAGTCCCTCTCTGCGCTGTCTGCCGAGATGAAAGATCTGGCCACCCGCGCGCGCGACCGCAAACTGGCACCGCATGAATATGCCGGCGGCAGTTTTGCGATTTCCAACCTTGGCATGTTCGGCATCGACAACTTTGATGCCATCATCAACCCGCCCCACTCGGCCATTCTTGCGGTGGGTGCAGGCGTCAAAAAGCCAATCGTTGGCGCGGATGGTGAGCTGGCGGTGGGGACGGTGATGTCGACCACATTGTCAGTCGACCACCGTGTGATTGACGGGGCTTTGGGGGCCAACCTGCTGAACGCGATCAAGGACAACCTTGAGAACCCGATGACGATGCTGGCCTAA
- a CDS encoding pyruvate dehydrogenase complex E1 component subunit beta: MATEILMPALSPTMEEGTLAKWLVKEGDTVSSGDIMAEIETDKATMEFEAVDEGIIGKIVIPEGTEGVKVNEVIAILVEEGEDVDSAEIDSSQSQQPVPADKEQSSETAPAAAKSHPDPAPVADATPDWDADVEVKQTTVREALRDAMAEEMRRDPDVFLMGEEVAEYQGAYKISQGLLDEFGAKRVIDTPITEHGFAGIGVGAAFGGLKPIVEFMTFNFAMQAIDHIINSAAKTLYMSGGQMGAPMVFRGPNGAAARVGAQHSQDYAAWYMQIPGLKVVMPYSAADAKGLMKTAIRDPNPVIFLENEILYGKAFDVPVMDDFTIPFGKAKIERAGDDVTIVSFGIGMTYALAAAEKLAEDGINAEVINLRTLRPMDTETILASVRKTNRCVTVEEGWPQGSVGGYISGVIMQEAFDYLDAPVITCTGKDVPMPYAANLEKHALLTTDEVVEACKKVTYR, translated from the coding sequence ATGGCAACCGAAATTCTAATGCCCGCCCTCTCGCCCACGATGGAAGAAGGCACTTTGGCCAAATGGCTTGTCAAAGAGGGTGACACTGTTTCATCCGGTGACATCATGGCCGAGATTGAAACCGACAAAGCCACGATGGAGTTCGAGGCTGTTGATGAGGGGATCATCGGCAAGATCGTCATCCCTGAAGGTACCGAAGGTGTAAAGGTCAACGAGGTGATCGCCATTCTTGTCGAAGAAGGCGAAGACGTGGACAGCGCGGAAATTGACAGCAGCCAGTCACAGCAACCTGTGCCTGCCGACAAAGAGCAAAGCTCGGAGACGGCCCCTGCTGCTGCGAAGTCACATCCCGACCCTGCCCCGGTGGCCGATGCGACCCCTGACTGGGACGCCGATGTCGAGGTCAAGCAGACCACCGTGCGTGAAGCGCTGCGCGATGCGATGGCCGAGGAAATGCGCCGCGATCCTGATGTCTTTCTGATGGGTGAGGAAGTTGCCGAGTACCAAGGTGCTTACAAGATTTCCCAAGGTCTGCTGGACGAATTTGGCGCCAAGCGCGTCATCGACACCCCGATTACCGAACATGGTTTTGCAGGTATCGGTGTGGGTGCGGCCTTTGGTGGATTGAAGCCGATTGTGGAATTCATGACGTTTAACTTCGCCATGCAAGCCATTGACCATATTATCAACTCTGCTGCCAAGACGCTTTATATGTCCGGTGGTCAGATGGGTGCGCCGATGGTGTTCCGTGGCCCCAACGGCGCCGCCGCCCGCGTGGGTGCGCAGCACAGCCAGGATTATGCGGCATGGTATATGCAAATCCCCGGTCTGAAGGTTGTGATGCCCTATTCGGCGGCAGATGCCAAAGGTCTGATGAAGACCGCGATCCGTGACCCCAACCCGGTGATCTTCCTTGAGAATGAAATCCTCTATGGCAAAGCTTTCGATGTGCCGGTGATGGATGATTTCACCATTCCGTTTGGCAAGGCCAAGATCGAACGTGCCGGTGATGATGTCACCATCGTCAGCTTTGGCATCGGGATGACCTATGCGCTGGCTGCCGCTGAAAAGCTGGCCGAAGACGGGATCAACGCCGAGGTCATCAACCTGCGCACCCTGCGTCCGATGGACACCGAAACCATCCTTGCATCCGTGCGCAAGACCAACCGCTGCGTGACCGTTGAAGAAGGCTGGCCGCAAGGCAGCGTCGGCGGCTACATCAGCGGTGTGATCATGCAAGAGGCATTTGATTATCTGGACGCGCCCGTGATCACCTGCACAGGCAAGGACGTGCCGATGCCATACGCCGCAAACCTTGAAAAACACGCTTTGCTGACCACCGACGAAGTCGTCGAGGCCTGCAAAAAAGTCACCTACCGTTAA
- a CDS encoding DUF2163 domain-containing protein has protein sequence MSSDALTAHLQTGATHTCHCWLIVRRDGRTLGFTDHDRPLQFDGVTYTPQNGLSARAIASTTGLSVNSTEAFGVLSDDAIAEGDILAGRFDGAAVQIWLVCWDDVALRQMLFRGTLGEITRGAGGFEAELHGLTEALNQMQGRSYLKTCSAVLGDGRCTFALNHASYQLEYTLDGASDGQVFDVAARGTFNAGWFENGTLRVLSGLAAGLQGVIKTDTGTADRVLTLWAPLQAPIGAGDLIRMTAGCDKRPVTCREKFGNFMNFQGFPDIPGDDWLVSVPRSDRANTGGSLSR, from the coding sequence ATGAGCAGTGACGCACTGACCGCGCACCTGCAAACGGGTGCGACCCATACCTGTCATTGCTGGCTGATTGTGCGGCGCGACGGGCGGACCTTGGGCTTTACCGATCACGACCGTCCTTTGCAGTTTGATGGGGTTACATACACCCCCCAGAACGGTCTCAGCGCGCGGGCGATTGCCAGTACGACGGGGCTTTCTGTGAATAGTACCGAGGCGTTTGGTGTGCTATCTGATGATGCCATCGCCGAGGGTGATATTCTGGCGGGCCGTTTTGACGGTGCTGCGGTGCAGATCTGGCTGGTATGCTGGGATGACGTGGCGCTGCGCCAAATGCTGTTTCGCGGCACCTTGGGGGAAATCACGCGCGGTGCAGGCGGGTTTGAGGCCGAATTACACGGGCTGACCGAAGCACTGAACCAGATGCAAGGCCGGTCGTATCTGAAAACCTGTAGTGCTGTGCTGGGGGATGGGCGTTGTACGTTTGCGCTGAACCACGCCTCTTATCAGTTGGAGTATACATTGGATGGGGCCAGCGACGGGCAGGTCTTTGATGTGGCGGCTCGTGGGACCTTCAACGCGGGTTGGTTCGAGAATGGTACTTTGCGGGTGCTCAGTGGTCTTGCTGCTGGTTTGCAAGGTGTGATCAAGACCGACACTGGCACAGCGGATCGCGTGCTGACGCTCTGGGCCCCGTTGCAAGCCCCTATTGGTGCAGGTGATCTGATCCGCATGACCGCAGGCTGTGACAAACGCCCTGTCACCTGCCGTGAGAAATTTGGCAACTTTATGAACTTTCAAGGCTTTCCCGACATCCCCGGCGATGACTGGCTGGTGAGCGTGCCGCGCTCGGATCGCGCGAATACCGGCGGGAGCCTGAGCCGATGA
- a CDS encoding FtsB family cell division protein: MIRRNRPQLGALFYFLGMIMLGLYFTFAAVQGDYGLFKRIEVRAEGDALAIELAVLEGEVTRMENLTRRMSDNYLDLDLLDQQARDVLGMIRADEIVIR; the protein is encoded by the coding sequence ATGATCCGACGCAACCGTCCCCAGCTTGGCGCATTGTTCTACTTCCTCGGCATGATCATGCTGGGGCTGTATTTCACGTTTGCTGCTGTGCAGGGCGATTATGGGCTTTTCAAGCGGATCGAAGTGCGCGCCGAAGGTGATGCGCTTGCGATTGAGTTGGCAGTGCTTGAAGGCGAAGTCACACGGATGGAAAACCTGACCAGGCGTATGTCAGACAATTACCTTGATTTGGACCTGCTCGATCAACAAGCCCGCGATGTGCTGGGCATGATCCGCGCCGATGAAATTGTCATCCGCTAG
- a CDS encoding NlpC/P60 family protein has protein sequence MNTQVVTIARTWLGTPYGHQASVKGVSCDCLGLLRGIWRTLYGIEPEPIPAYTRDWSEPQGVERLMIAAHRHFLDARDTPLAAGQVVLFRMRQGAVAKHLGVISEVGTMPQFIHAYQGHGVVESPLSAPWQKRIAARFEFIERDD, from the coding sequence ATGAACACCCAAGTCGTTACCATTGCCCGCACATGGCTGGGTACACCTTACGGGCATCAGGCCTCGGTAAAGGGGGTCAGCTGTGATTGTCTGGGCCTTTTGCGGGGAATCTGGCGCACGCTCTATGGCATCGAGCCAGAGCCTATTCCGGCCTATACGCGCGATTGGTCCGAACCGCAGGGTGTCGAGCGGTTAATGATTGCCGCCCATCGCCATTTTCTTGACGCGCGCGATACGCCATTGGCAGCGGGGCAGGTGGTGTTGTTTCGCATGCGTCAGGGGGCGGTCGCCAAGCATCTTGGGGTCATTTCCGAGGTCGGCACCATGCCGCAATTCATCCACGCCTATCAGGGCCACGGCGTAGTCGAGAGCCCTTTGTCCGCACCGTGGCAGAAACGGATCGCGGCACGCTTTGAATTCATCGAGAGGGACGACTGA
- a CDS encoding phage major tail protein, TP901-1 family gives MAAQNGKDLLVKIDMTGGGMFQTAAGLRATRISLNAETVDVTSLESSGGWRELLGGAGVKTAAISGSGVFKDDATDERARQIFFDGETPDFQVIVPGFGTLEGAFQITAIEYAGSHNGEATYELSLASAGAISFVALI, from the coding sequence ATGGCTGCACAAAATGGTAAGGACCTGTTGGTCAAAATTGACATGACCGGTGGCGGTATGTTTCAAACCGCGGCCGGCCTGCGTGCCACGCGCATCAGCCTTAACGCCGAAACGGTTGATGTGACCAGTCTTGAAAGTTCCGGCGGCTGGCGTGAATTGCTGGGTGGGGCTGGCGTGAAAACGGCGGCGATTTCCGGGTCAGGTGTGTTCAAGGATGACGCTACGGACGAGCGCGCGCGCCAGATTTTCTTTGATGGTGAAACCCCTGATTTTCAGGTGATTGTTCCGGGGTTTGGCACGCTGGAAGGCGCGTTCCAGATTACTGCAATCGAATACGCGGGGTCGCATAATGGCGAGGCCACGTATGAGTTGTCACTGGCCTCAGCCGGTGCGATCAGCTTTGTGGCGCTGATCTGA
- the pdhA gene encoding pyruvate dehydrogenase (acetyl-transferring) E1 component subunit alpha: MPPKKAAAKPNVSAEELLGHYREMLLIRRFEEKAGQLYGMGLIGGFCHLYIGQEAVVVGLEAAAEEGDKRVTSYRDHGHMLACGMDPKGIMAELTGREGGFSKGKGGSMHMFSKEKHFYGGHGIVAAQVPLGAGLAFADKYKGNDRVTFTYFGDGAANQGQVYETYNIAQLWDLPVVFVIENNGYAMGTSVVRSTKSPSLWERGAAYGIKGEEVDGMSVLAVKEAGERAVAHCRSGKGPYILEVKTYRYRGHSMSDPAKYRTRDEVQKMRDERDPIEQIRDMLLTGKHATDDDLKAIDKEIKAIVNEAAEFSKESPEPALDELWTDIYATEIPQEA; the protein is encoded by the coding sequence ATGCCGCCAAAGAAGGCCGCCGCGAAACCCAACGTCTCAGCCGAGGAACTGCTGGGACATTACCGTGAAATGCTGTTGATCCGGCGATTTGAGGAAAAGGCAGGCCAGTTGTACGGCATGGGCCTGATCGGCGGTTTCTGCCACCTCTACATCGGTCAGGAAGCGGTTGTTGTGGGGCTAGAAGCCGCGGCCGAAGAAGGCGACAAGCGCGTGACGTCCTACCGTGACCACGGCCATATGTTGGCCTGTGGTATGGACCCCAAGGGGATCATGGCCGAGCTGACGGGCCGCGAGGGCGGCTTTTCCAAAGGCAAAGGCGGCTCGATGCATATGTTCTCGAAAGAGAAGCATTTTTATGGTGGGCACGGCATTGTGGCAGCACAGGTGCCATTGGGTGCGGGTCTGGCTTTTGCCGATAAATACAAAGGCAATGACCGTGTGACGTTCACCTATTTTGGTGATGGTGCCGCCAACCAAGGCCAGGTTTACGAGACTTATAACATTGCCCAGCTTTGGGATTTGCCGGTTGTTTTTGTGATTGAAAACAACGGCTATGCGATGGGTACATCTGTTGTACGCTCGACCAAGTCACCGTCGCTTTGGGAACGCGGCGCCGCTTACGGCATCAAAGGCGAAGAAGTGGACGGCATGTCTGTTCTTGCCGTGAAAGAGGCAGGCGAGCGCGCAGTTGCACACTGCCGTTCGGGCAAAGGCCCCTATATTCTGGAAGTGAAAACATACCGTTATCGCGGCCACTCTATGTCGGACCCTGCGAAATACCGGACCCGCGACGAAGTGCAGAAAATGCGCGACGAACGCGACCCGATCGAACAGATCCGCGATATGCTGCTGACCGGCAAACACGCCACGGATGATGACCTCAAGGCCATCGACAAAGAGATCAAAGCCATCGTCAACGAGGCCGCAGAGTTCTCAAAAGAGAGCCCCGAGCCCGCATTGGACGAGCTTTGGACAGATATCTACGCAACCGAAATTCCGCAGGAGGCTTAA
- the cysE gene encoding serine O-acetyltransferase, translating into MARPNPNVSEFDPVWQRICEEAEAAIDAEPLMGGLIYAGILHHKSFEGALAYRISMKLASREMSEQILREIADHAYVASPDLVAAARADLVATYDRDPACHRFMKPLLFFKGYQAVQCYRLAHWLYQHDRKDLAYFIQMRTSEMFGVDIHPAARIGQGIMIDHAHSIVVGETAVVGDNVSMLHSVTLGGTGKEDDDRHPKIGDGVLIGAGAKVLGNIKVGNCSRIAAGSVVLEEVPPKKTVAGVPAKIVGEAGCSQPALSMDQILKTVK; encoded by the coding sequence ATGGCGCGTCCCAACCCCAATGTCTCGGAATTTGATCCGGTCTGGCAACGCATCTGTGAAGAGGCAGAGGCCGCCATTGATGCAGAGCCGCTGATGGGCGGGCTGATCTATGCGGGCATCCTGCACCACAAATCCTTTGAAGGCGCGCTGGCCTACCGGATATCAATGAAGCTCGCATCGCGCGAAATGTCGGAACAGATTTTGCGCGAGATCGCCGATCACGCCTATGTCGCATCGCCCGATCTGGTCGCTGCGGCGCGTGCCGATCTTGTCGCGACCTATGATCGTGATCCCGCCTGTCACCGCTTTATGAAACCGCTGTTGTTCTTCAAGGGCTATCAGGCGGTGCAATGCTACCGGTTGGCCCATTGGCTCTATCAGCATGATCGCAAGGATCTGGCCTATTTCATCCAGATGCGCACAAGCGAGATGTTCGGCGTCGATATCCACCCCGCCGCAAGGATCGGACAGGGGATCATGATTGACCACGCCCATTCCATCGTGGTGGGGGAAACGGCCGTTGTGGGCGATAACGTGTCGATGTTGCATTCGGTCACTTTGGGCGGCACCGGCAAAGAGGATGACGACCGTCACCCCAAAATCGGCGACGGCGTGCTGATCGGGGCAGGGGCCAAGGTGCTGGGCAATATCAAAGTCGGCAATTGCAGCCGGATCGCCGCCGGTTCTGTGGTGCTGGAAGAAGTGCCACCAAAGAAAACCGTGGCCGGTGTGCCCGCCAAAATCGTGGGTGAGGCGGGATGTTCGCAACCGGCCCTGAGCATGGATCAGATCCTCAAGACGGTAAAATAA
- a CDS encoding patatin-like phospholipase family protein has product MHSIALALGAGGARGLAHIHAIRAFDDLGLRPKAIAGTSMGSIIGAAACAGMSADAITDHIFGKISNPLSLVNDAFKVRATSIKRFFEEGGPRIGELNLERILDVVLPDAIPETFAELTIPLKIAATDFYGQRTAVFADGPLLSAMAASAAMPAVFLPVERNGRFHIDGSATNPCPLDLVQDDADHVIAIDVSGGTHGDPTERPSKIDAMYGSNQMMQMSIVQNAAMHYPQTVLLRPPVDSYRALDLLKAKEILEQTAALCEQVKSEIDRLGA; this is encoded by the coding sequence ATGCACTCAATTGCACTGGCGCTTGGGGCGGGCGGCGCGCGCGGACTGGCCCATATTCATGCGATCCGGGCTTTTGATGATCTTGGGCTGAGGCCAAAGGCCATCGCGGGTACATCGATGGGGTCGATCATCGGCGCTGCGGCCTGTGCAGGGATGAGCGCCGATGCGATCACCGACCATATCTTTGGCAAGATCAGCAATCCGCTGTCGCTGGTCAACGATGCCTTCAAGGTCCGTGCCACCAGCATCAAGCGTTTCTTCGAAGAAGGCGGGCCGCGCATTGGCGAACTGAACCTTGAGCGTATTCTGGACGTGGTCTTGCCCGATGCGATTCCGGAAACCTTTGCCGAACTGACCATCCCGCTCAAGATCGCTGCAACAGATTTCTATGGCCAGCGCACAGCGGTGTTTGCGGACGGGCCTTTGCTGTCGGCAATGGCCGCCTCTGCCGCGATGCCTGCTGTTTTTCTGCCGGTTGAGCGCAATGGTCGCTTTCACATTGATGGCAGCGCCACAAACCCCTGCCCTTTGGACCTTGTGCAAGATGATGCAGATCATGTCATCGCCATTGATGTCTCGGGCGGGACGCACGGTGATCCCACAGAACGCCCCAGCAAGATTGACGCGATGTATGGGTCAAACCAGATGATGCAGATGTCGATCGTTCAGAATGCAGCGATGCATTACCCTCAAACGGTGCTGCTGCGCCCGCCGGTCGATAGTTATCGGGCTTTGGATTTATTGAAGGCCAAAGAGATACTCGAACAGACTGCAGCGCTATGTGAACAGGTGAAATCCGAGATTGACCGGCTGGGCGCGTAA